Proteins from a single region of Tachysurus vachellii isolate PV-2020 chromosome 15, HZAU_Pvac_v1, whole genome shotgun sequence:
- the si:ch73-95l15.5 gene encoding uncharacterized protein si:ch73-95l15.5 produces the protein MTSRGRTEGCRLCGGSLQGNQRRWLFAAHNRKGAQNQSPTRSLCKESAYLLSPTRSAQSSPWGSTLSLGSSNSLYKSHTLPTPNKGMDLLAVLTHILGQTVTRGNGKEEFVCGKCVSVLERVFKFDTVIARVQVLSRERLQKLTQERDRLRLWVRSRYRQRHPSDLKSRGSSSEDDFELGENDSGKAYREMLSDNMALAAYECWSEKAESCPHFKRTGKRCSKLKNCECCDSLRVSDYNYEFICGVPRHLPSEALSPFSLSRDKSQSMPLHWSKAPSLHSSPASLSGSCHSLKARSLDSVDGHDPFDWSDENSLILDSILHKLKSIEGKPVRSPTGSRIPVLVKGPNGILVDGSPPIKVTRVLSFGQGDEQEEEDLNGESEDVLTELRDEFLTLHREGTTARVHLVVKQLQEQLDQAQARIRTLEAGLQNSTLSVPNKTHQSKESLSVHPSGSSGDENGLIQNLSHSLQSRDKVIQECMTLIRKLCVDLGSGLEEADKLIGRVTVTLTDTRSEREEALESELNELNEREISLQKELQVLQEASRGQERDLLTLNSVLQCNQDVINHLQVELAEKTQSLQDMLKERELWKERHSALEKVLQEKEALITRLQQGLESSHNDVQALSDSLIGRGLPGGGTDGALASQVREQESLLSVCLKDWEAHTATTRQEVSKLCTALEQAEAVIQNQSQSHKQAITELSEQLRDSRKELREMIKDTKLAEQAWKSERAKRDLEEGRLRESLQKRDKLVEQVLLDAEKRDGMLIELHQDIFSKVEPRVGLKHTL, from the exons ATGACTAGTAGGGGGAGGACTGAAGGATGTCGTTTATGTGGTGGGAGTCTACAGGGCAACCAACGCCGGTGGCTTTTTGCGGCACATAATAGGAAAGGGGCCCAGAATCAGAGTCCAACACGGTCACTTTGCAAAGAGTCTGCCTATCTTCTGTCACCGACCAGGTCTGCCCAGAGCAGCCCATGGG gcAGTACATTATCTCTTGGCTCCTCAAATTCATTGTACAAATCTCATACCCTTCCTACCCCTAATAAAGGAATGGACCTACTTGCTGTGCTGACACACATATTAGGGCAGACTGTAACACGGGGAAATGGGAAAGAGGAGTTTGTATGTGgcaaatgtgtgtctgtgcttgaaCGAGTGTTTAAGTTTGACACAGTCATAGCCAGAGTACAAGTTTTGTCCAGGGAGAGGCTTCAGAAACTAACTCAGGAAAGGGATAGGTTAAGACTGTGGGTGCGAAGTCGTTATAGACAGCGCCATCCATCTGACCTGAAGAGCAGAGGAAGCTCTAGTGAAGATGATTTTGAGCTGGGAGAAAACGACTCAGGGAAAGCTTACCGAGAGATGCTGAGTGATAACATGGCTCTCGCCGCGTATGAATGTTGGTCTGAGAAAGCTGAGTCGTGTCCACATTTTAAGAGAACTGGTAAACGATGCAGCAAATTGAAAAATTGTGAGTGTTGTGACTCCTTAAGGGTGTCAGATTATAACTATGAATTTATTTGTGGAGTTCCTCGCCACCTACCATCAGAAGCCCTGTCTCCGTTTAGCCTATCTCGGGACAAGTCCCAGAGTATGCCTCTGCACTGGTCCAAAGCTCCGTCACTCCACTCTAGTCCTGCCTCCTTATCTGGTTCCTGCCATTCACTTAAAGCGCGATCACTTGACTCTGTAGATGGTCATGATCcatttgattggtcagatgagAATTCGCTCATCTTGGACTCAATCCTCCATAAGCTGAAAAGTATAGAGGGCAAACCAGTCAGGTCTCCAACAGGAAGCCGCATCCCAGTGTTAGTGAAGGGACCAAATGGCATTTTAGTAGATGGATCACCTCCAATCAAGGTCACACGGGTGCTGAGCTTTGGACAGGGAGATGAACAAGAGGAGGAAGATTTGAATGGGGAGAGTGAGGATGTGCTGACTGAACTGAGGGATGAATTTCTGACATTGCATAGAGAG GGCACTACGGCCAGAGTGCATCTTGTAGTTAAGCAGTTACAAGAGCAGCTGGATCAAGCACAGGCTCGTATCAGGACATTAGAGGCGGGGCTTCAGAACAGCACACTTTCAGTCCCCAATAAGACCCATCAGTCAAAGGAGTCACTATCAGTG CATCCAAGTGGCAGCTCAGGGGATGAAAACGGCCTGATCCAGAATCTTAGCCATTCACTGCAAAGCAGAGACAAAGTTATACAG GAATGTATGACTTTGATCCGAAAGCTGTGTGTGGACCTTGGTTCAGGGTTAGAGGAGGCTGATAAGCTCATCGGcagagtgactgtcactctgaCTGATACACGTTCAGAGCGAGAG GAGGCCTTGGAATCTGAGCTCAATGaactgaatgagagagaaataagtCTGCAGAAAGAGCTGCAGGTGCTTCAGGAGGCAAGCAGAGGGCAGGAGAGAGATCTCCTCACTCTCAACAGTGTGCTCCAGTGTAACCAGGATGTCATCAAT CATTTGCAAGTAGAACTGGCTGAGAAGACTCAATCACTGCAGGACATGCTGAAAGAGAGGGAGTTATGGAAAGAGCGGCACTCTGCCCTGGAAAAGGTGCTACAGGAAAAAGAAGCTCTCATTACTCGACTGCAGCAGGGACTAGAGAGCTCCCACAATGATGTTCAG GCCCTCTCAGATTCTCTGATTGGTCGTGGATTGCCAGGAGGTGGAACTGATGGGGCTTTGGCCAGTCAGGTGCGAGAGCAGGAGTCCTTGCTTTCTGTCTGCCTCAAAGATTGGGAAGCACACACTGCTACCACAAGGCAGGAAGTCTCAAAACTCTGTACAGCTTTAGAACAAGCTGAGGCTGTAATACAG AACCAAAGTCAAAGTCACAAACAGGCCATCACAGAACTATCAGAGCAGCTGAGAGACTCTCGAAAGGAGCTTAGGGAGATGATCAAAGACACCAAGCTGGCAGAACAAGCCTGGAAGTCTGAAAGGGCAAAGAGAGATTTAGAAGAAGGGCGACTAAGAGAAAGTTTACAGAAAAGAGATAAGCTCGTTGAG CAAGTGCTCTTGGATGCAGAGAAGAGAGATGGCATGCTAATAGAACTGCATCAGGACATCTTCAGTAAGGTTGAACCAAGGGTCggcctcaaacacacactatga
- the ppt2a.2 gene encoding lysosomal thioesterase PPT2-A-like — translation MRGENCNLVQCVVVLSVLFVIVNGYRPVIIVHGLFDGPRQFINLTNFISKTHPGTIVTTVNMYDDMNSLKPLWDQVNGFIKAIGPIMEKAKDGIHLICFSQGGLVCRGIIATLPQHNVHSLIFLSSPLSGQYGITAYMRHAFAKCIKQVVYQLCYNFLGQKISICNFWNDPHHRERYLKSNKYLALLNGEIKHHKIKEWRERFMAVKNLVLIGGPDDGVITPWQSSHFGFYNSNETVVEMKQQDWYLEDVFGLKTLDDRGALVKCVFPDVEHTSWHSNFTVYKQCIEKWLT, via the exons ATGAGGGGGGAAAACTGTAATTTAGTGCAGTGTGTGGTTGTTTTAAGTGTTCTGTTTGTGATTGTGAATGGATATCGACCCGTTATTATAGTTCATGGATTATTTGATGGGCCAAGACAGTTCATCAACCTCACCAACTTTATCAGTAAG ACTCACCCAGGTACCATTGTGACTACAGTCAACATGTACGATGACATGAACAGCCTGAAACCTCTGTGGGACCAAGTTAATGGTTTCATAAAGGCAATTGGGCCCATCATGGAGAAGGCCAAAGATGGCATCCATCTCATCTGTTTCTCACAAG GAGGTCTGGTATGCCGAGGGATTATTGCCACGCTTCCTCAACACAATGTCCACTccttgatttttctgtcatcaCCGCTCTCTGGCCAGTATGGAA TAACAGCATACATGAGGCATGCCTTCGCAAAATGCATTAAGCAAGTCGTTTATCAACTGTGCTATAACTTCTTGGGACAAAAGATCTCGATCTGCAACTTCTGGAATG ATCCACACCATAGAGAGAGGTACTTGAAGAGCAACAAGTATCTTGCCCTATTGAATGGCGAGATCAAGCACCATAAAATAAAAG AGTGGCGAGAACGCTTCATGGCTGTTAAAAATTTAGTACTGATTGGAGGACCAGATGATGGCGTTATTACACCCTGGCAATCGAG TCACTTTGGATTCTATAACAGCAATGAAACTGtggttgaaatgaaacaacaggAT TGGTATCTGGAAGATGTTTTTGGACTGAAAACTCTAGATGATAGAGGAGCACTGGTCAAGTGTGTTTTCCCGGATGTCGAACACACCAGCTGGCATTCGAACTTCACTGTGTACAAACAATGCATAGAGAAGTGGCTCACATAA